One window of the Cryptococcus neoformans var. grubii H99 chromosome 12, complete sequence genome contains the following:
- a CDS encoding galactose-1-phosphate uridylyltransferase — protein sequence MTAIHTHSDGSNDFTPVSINEHVHRRFNPLLGKHVLVSPHRSLRPWNGQKETPAVPIETPHDSKCYLCPGNKRTTGQHNPDYKGIYVFENDFPALLSDPLAVGTDKISDDPLFQSEPVRGRCKVICFHPRHDLTMAAMRISEINHVLEGWKDVYAEEGKIMQEESSDGCVQIFENRGAMMGCSAPHPHGQVWTTSFVPDEPAAEIENFVHYASGRSGSHLLLDYAVREVKARERVVTLHESGWVAVVPYWAAWPFEILLMPYKRHIPSILQLTAEEQTGLATILKDVLSRYDNLFSCPFPYSMGLHQSPLPPSDPTSDYAQVHFHFYPPLLRSATVRKFMVGFELLGEAQRDIVPEQAAVRLREALPHNRTTLLNDKPYDP from the exons AGCATGTTCTAGTCTCCCCACATAGATCGCTGAGACCATGGAAC GGCCAGAAGGAAACCCCTGCTGTCCCCATCGAAACCCCTCATGACTCTAAATGTTACTTGTGTCCCGGTAATAAACGCACGACCGGGCAACACAATCCTGATTATAAGGGTATTTAT GTCTTCGAGAACGACTTTCCAGCGTTGCTTTCCGATCCTCTGGCTGTTGGGACCGATAAGATCTCCGATGATCCGTTATTCCAGTCTGAACCTGTCAGAGGACGGTGCAAGGTGATTTGTTTCCATCCCCGGCATGACTTGACCATGGCGGCGATGAGGATCTCAGAGATCAATCATGTTTTGGAAGGGTGGAAAGACGTTTAtgcggaggaagggaagattATGCAAGAGGAGAGTTCAGACGGCTGTGTGCAGATCTTTGAG AACCGAGGCGCAATGATGGGTTGTTCCGCACCGCATCCTCATGGTCAAGTGTGGACCACTTCATT TGTTCCCGACGAACCCGCCGCCGAAATCGAGAACTTTGTTCACTATGCCTCGGGTCGTTCCGGGTCTCATCTGCTGTTGGACTATGCTGTTCGCGAAGTAAaggcgagagagagagTCGTGACGTTACATGAAAGCGGTTGGGTCGCAGTAGTGCCATACTGGGCTGCGTGGCCATTTGAAATCCTGC TTATGCCTTACAAGCGCCATATCCCATCAATCTTACAATTGACAGCGGAGGAACAAACTGGATTAGCGACGATCTTGAAAGATGTACTGAGCCGCTATGACAATCTGTTCTC ATGTCCTTTCCCTTATTCCATGGGTTTGCACCAGTCTCCTCTGCCTCCGTCAGACCCCACATCGGACTACGCCCAAGTTCATTTCCATTTCTACCCACCTCTACTCCGAAGCGCAACAGTGAGAAAGTTCATGGTCGGATTCGAGCTCTTAGGGGAGGCGCAG AGAGATATTGTACCGGAACAAGCGGCTGTTCGTCTGCGAGAGGCCCTTCCTCATAATCGTACAACACTTTTAAACGACAAGCCATACGATCCCTAA
- a CDS encoding MFS transporter, SP family, general alpha glucoside:H symporter has product MPSRLSMLTKRLCRVHSRQQLQTALWSMALSLALVMESYDPGIYRCGWNEVYRCQLASCAEQRDLDRTMIGLTINGLAQPKFGSKKVYLAAMAVIIGTIFLPVFSTSLPILFGEALSTAYAAEICPLVMRRYLTAFVNICWGFELLFSAGVVRASLELDIPLFLIACFAPESLWYLVKVGREDDARATTKRLAPSEYLTDQLVDRQIALMKHTIEMEKAETQGASFLDCFKGSNLRRIEIYWSGQNIINYATQYLQTDGMTEDGAFNMYLGITCCYIVGTAACWYIMHHFGRRSIYIARVALLVVWHVTIGSLGTVNSTKATLAIGAVMVIINFSTNATLFPATYTIAAEVQATRVKAKTIVLGRGVYLISSVLRLRVELGCQVQLLLDGVLSHIIGVPMVPAS; this is encoded by the exons ATGCCAAGCAGGCTTTCTATGCTGACCAAACGCTTGTGCAGAGTGCACTCTCGGCAGCAGCTGCAGA CTGCTTTGTGGTCCATGGCTCTTTCCCTTGCTCTTGTAATGGAAAGCTATGATCCCGGCATC TACCGCTGCGGATGGAACGAAGTATATCGCTGCCAATTGGCAAGCTGCGCTGAACAACGCGACCTCGATCGGACAATGATCGGTCTAACTATCAACGGATTGGCACAACCCAAGTTTGGTTCCAAAAAAGTTTACTTGGCTGCCATGGCCGTGATAATAGGGActatcttccttccagtGTTTTCGACTTCGTTGCCCATCCTTTTTGGAG AAGCCCTCTCCACCGCTTACGCTGCCGAAATCTGCCCTCTTGTCATGCGACGTTACCTCACCGCATTCGTCAATATATGCTGGGGCTTTGAACTTTTGTTCTCTGCCGGAGTGGTTCGGGCCTCTCTCGAGCTGGACA TACCATTGTTCCTCATTGCGTGTTTTGCTCCTGAAA GTCTTTGGTACCTTGTCAAAGTTGGCCGCGAAGACGACGCCCGAGCGACTACTAAGCGACTTGCACCATCCGAATACCTCACCGATCAGCTCGTTGATCGACAAATCGCCCTCATGAAGCATACCATCGAAATGGAGAAAGCAGAAACTCAAGGCGCTTCTTTCCTAGACTGTTTCAAAGGTTCCAATCTGCGTCGGATTGAAATT TACTGGTCCGGCCaaaacatcatcaactACGCCACGCAGTA CTTGCAGACCGACGGAATGACTGAAGATGGCGCTTTCAACATGTACCTCGGCATCACATGCTGCTACATCGTGGGCACTGCTGCGTGTTGGTACATTATGCATCACTTCGGTCGAAGGTCCATTTACATCGCACGAGTCGCCCTGTTGGTAGTCTGGCACGTCACCATTGGAAGTCTTGGAACTGTCAACTCGACCAAAGCCACACTTGCAATTGGCGCTGTAATGGTCATTATCAACTTTTCCACCAACGCGACCCTCTTCCCCGCGACCTACACGATTGCGGCAGAGGTTCAGGCTACCCGTGTCAAAGCAAAGACCATTGTCCTCGGCAGAGGAGTCTACCTTATCTCTTCTGTACTCCGTCTCAGAGTGGAACTGGGGTGCCaagtccagcttcttctggATGGGGTGTTGTCTCATATCATTGGTGTACCTATGGTTCCGGCTTCCTGA